The proteins below are encoded in one region of Pyxidicoccus trucidator:
- a CDS encoding serine/threonine-protein kinase: MSRPPADDDVSHPGEEGVTEPAGPPLPRGLQERLPSAPDTSPPPEGAGLVLERGTHVERYLILNPVGQGGMGVVYAAYDPELDRKVALKLLRPDKARPGVMDEAAGLQREAQAMARVSHPNVITVHDVGTVGGGVFIAMEFIQGQNLHEWVRQQSPPTPQEVLRVFHQAGQGLLAAHRVGLVHRDFKPANVLLGRNGRVCVTDFGLARLNPLPHEEEGTRLHEEETLGRMGGLQLATPLTQAGFVKGTPHFMPPEQYLGSGVDARTDQFSFCASLFWALYRKHAVEPRLMVAAATQAVQHQDKAPPGAEAWRLLPRGTAKVPPTEPRVPARVRNAMMRGLSLHPEDRFPSMEALLEELSWEQRRSNRRGALAALGLLTAATAGIGLFLHRQSQVCAGADSLVASVWGPAARQKLEAAFHATGRPFASESAHGVTRLLDAYAGGWARLHTEACEATRVRGEQTEELLSLRMVCLERRRKSLGALVDLLTSADGKVVERAVDAASALPGFEECRDIESLAEQPALPADPLRRAAIEQLGAQLAQVRVLLDAGRYAQGLELARKLEPQAALTAWRPFQAELSYLLAWLLHQQGEAEESLRHFERALRDAEAGRADRQRLEALTRFTYALANNGHPDEARRWGDLARGVLERVGSEPPAAFDLNVNLGYTALFGGRYQEAWDSFSKARAMEESLAPEDPRRAKVSHALGLAALRLGDLPRAIAMLSESLRRTEELKGPQHPEVAIRRSMLATAYRERGEPARALEYARTALAVRQAALGPEHPSTADDLDELGECFLQLKRYDEALKSFREAEALKRRALGAEHPDLSYSLDGVGKTLLAQGLPAQAIVPLRQALSFENTDPEALAQTGFTLAQALWAAGQTPEQAREEARRARERYTALGQQRQAADISAWLEARKERPVSQSASERSRPH, encoded by the coding sequence ATGAGCAGACCTCCTGCCGATGACGACGTCTCCCACCCTGGCGAGGAGGGCGTGACGGAGCCCGCCGGTCCGCCGCTCCCGCGGGGGCTCCAGGAGCGACTCCCCAGCGCACCTGACACCTCGCCCCCTCCCGAGGGCGCGGGGCTCGTGCTGGAGCGCGGCACCCACGTCGAGCGCTACCTCATCCTCAATCCGGTGGGGCAGGGCGGCATGGGCGTGGTCTACGCCGCCTATGATCCGGAGCTGGACCGCAAGGTGGCCCTCAAGCTGTTGCGCCCGGACAAGGCCCGCCCCGGCGTCATGGATGAGGCGGCCGGGTTGCAGCGCGAGGCCCAGGCCATGGCCCGCGTCTCCCACCCCAACGTCATCACCGTGCATGACGTAGGCACGGTGGGCGGGGGGGTCTTCATCGCCATGGAGTTCATCCAGGGCCAGAACCTCCACGAGTGGGTCCGCCAGCAGTCGCCCCCCACGCCGCAGGAGGTGCTGCGCGTGTTCCACCAGGCGGGACAGGGTCTGCTCGCGGCGCACCGGGTGGGGTTGGTGCACCGGGACTTCAAGCCCGCCAACGTCCTCCTCGGACGCAACGGCCGCGTCTGCGTGACGGACTTCGGGCTGGCACGGCTCAACCCCCTGCCCCACGAGGAGGAGGGGACTCGACTCCACGAGGAAGAGACATTGGGCCGGATGGGCGGACTCCAACTCGCCACGCCGCTGACGCAGGCGGGGTTCGTGAAGGGCACTCCCCACTTCATGCCGCCCGAGCAGTACCTGGGCAGCGGCGTGGACGCGCGCACGGACCAGTTCAGCTTCTGCGCTTCGCTGTTCTGGGCGCTGTACCGCAAGCACGCCGTGGAGCCCCGGCTCATGGTCGCGGCGGCCACCCAGGCGGTTCAACACCAGGACAAGGCGCCCCCTGGCGCAGAGGCCTGGCGGCTGCTGCCTCGTGGCACCGCGAAGGTGCCTCCCACGGAGCCCCGCGTCCCCGCCCGGGTGCGGAACGCGATGATGCGGGGCCTGTCCCTGCACCCGGAGGACCGCTTCCCTTCCATGGAGGCCCTGCTGGAGGAGCTCTCCTGGGAGCAGCGGCGGAGCAACCGCCGTGGAGCCCTGGCGGCCCTGGGCCTGCTGACGGCGGCCACCGCGGGCATTGGACTGTTCCTCCACCGCCAGAGCCAGGTGTGCGCGGGGGCGGACTCCCTCGTGGCTTCCGTATGGGGGCCCGCAGCGCGGCAAAAGCTGGAGGCCGCCTTCCACGCCACGGGCAGGCCTTTTGCCTCGGAGAGCGCCCACGGGGTGACGCGGCTGCTGGATGCCTATGCCGGCGGGTGGGCCCGCCTGCACACCGAGGCCTGCGAGGCCACCCGCGTGCGCGGCGAGCAGACGGAGGAATTGCTGTCCCTGCGCATGGTGTGCCTGGAGCGTCGCCGCAAGAGCCTGGGCGCGCTGGTGGACCTGCTCACCAGCGCGGACGGCAAGGTGGTGGAGCGCGCCGTGGATGCGGCCTCTGCGCTCCCGGGCTTCGAAGAGTGCCGCGACATCGAGTCCCTGGCCGAGCAGCCCGCGCTGCCCGCCGACCCCTTGCGCCGCGCCGCCATCGAGCAGCTCGGCGCGCAGCTCGCCCAGGTCCGCGTGCTGCTCGATGCGGGCCGCTATGCCCAGGGGCTGGAGCTGGCGCGGAAGCTGGAGCCCCAGGCGGCCCTCACCGCCTGGCGTCCCTTCCAGGCCGAGCTGAGCTACCTGCTGGCCTGGCTGCTTCATCAGCAGGGCGAGGCGGAGGAGAGCCTGCGCCACTTCGAGCGCGCCCTGCGCGACGCCGAGGCGGGCCGCGCGGACCGGCAGCGCCTGGAGGCGCTCACCCGCTTCACCTACGCGCTGGCCAACAACGGCCACCCAGACGAGGCGCGCCGGTGGGGCGACCTGGCGCGGGGCGTGCTCGAGCGGGTGGGCAGCGAGCCGCCCGCGGCCTTCGACCTGAACGTGAACCTGGGCTACACCGCCCTCTTCGGCGGGCGCTACCAGGAGGCCTGGGATTCCTTCTCCAAGGCTCGCGCGATGGAAGAGTCTCTCGCGCCGGAGGACCCGCGGCGGGCCAAGGTGAGCCACGCCCTGGGCCTCGCGGCGCTGCGCCTGGGAGATCTTCCCAGGGCCATCGCGATGCTGAGTGAATCGCTGCGGCGCACGGAGGAGCTCAAGGGACCGCAACACCCCGAGGTCGCCATCCGCCGGAGCATGCTGGCCACGGCGTATCGGGAGCGCGGGGAGCCTGCCCGGGCGCTGGAGTACGCCCGGACGGCGCTCGCGGTCCGCCAGGCCGCGCTAGGGCCAGAGCACCCTTCCACCGCTGACGACCTGGACGAGCTGGGCGAGTGCTTCCTCCAGCTGAAGCGCTACGACGAGGCCCTGAAGTCCTTTCGCGAGGCCGAGGCGCTCAAGCGACGGGCGCTCGGCGCGGAGCACCCCGACCTCTCCTATTCCCTGGACGGCGTGGGCAAGACGCTGCTGGCCCAGGGCCTTCCCGCCCAGGCCATCGTGCCTCTGCGGCAGGCGCTCTCCTTCGAGAACACGGACCCGGAGGCGCTCGCGCAGACGGGCTTCACCCTGGCCCAGGCGCTGTGGGCTGCCGGACAGACACCGGAGCAGGCCCGCGAGGAGGCGCGGCGGGCCCGGGAGCGCTACACGGCGTTGGGCCAGCAGCGGCAGGCGGCGGACATCAGCGCCTGGCTCGAGGCCCGGAAGGAGCGCCCTGTTTCCCAGAGCGCCTCCGAACGCTCCAGGCCGCACTGA
- a CDS encoding papain-like cysteine protease family protein: protein MDLRLARTQPSATQSTVANKGGAKGRDWLNIPHINQLRPDGANEGYVNGASFCGPAVVAMLARGANRQGNLSDARLIQELSEGLVSRKGSSPQDLTKMLERVSLPLGGPALSGSYTDTQLQQHLRQGNKLIAQVESVNPKTGERSAHYILVRGMTPDGNYRISDPLANGPQVMSPHRLRGLISRAPPDGGMLIPVAQPRNIPKGSGAGTPRPASLDASGRNDGPIGIMARREARNDFKLGIDYGGHEVRRDSGSISSIGFGSRSNFNMDLDCIGRDAMRYGSSRPVTPNRFSADDFAGRLLWLKRKGEPKALAVLELLQSSPYPRDQRVFERVMRAELRQPGIGKKILGDPC, encoded by the coding sequence GTGGACCTTCGCCTTGCCCGTACCCAGCCGTCCGCGACCCAGAGCACCGTCGCGAACAAGGGGGGCGCGAAGGGCCGCGACTGGCTGAACATCCCCCACATCAACCAGCTCCGCCCGGACGGTGCCAACGAGGGCTACGTCAACGGAGCCTCCTTTTGTGGCCCCGCCGTGGTGGCGATGCTGGCCCGGGGGGCCAACAGGCAGGGCAATCTGAGTGATGCCCGGCTCATCCAGGAGCTCTCCGAGGGCCTGGTGTCCCGGAAAGGGAGCTCGCCCCAGGACCTGACGAAGATGCTCGAGCGCGTCAGCCTCCCCCTGGGCGGCCCGGCGTTGTCCGGCTCCTACACGGACACCCAGTTGCAACAGCACCTGCGCCAGGGAAACAAGCTCATTGCCCAGGTGGAGTCGGTCAACCCGAAGACGGGGGAGCGGAGCGCGCACTACATCCTGGTGCGCGGGATGACGCCCGACGGCAACTACCGCATCTCGGATCCACTGGCCAACGGGCCACAGGTGATGTCTCCCCACCGGCTCCGCGGGCTCATCAGCCGGGCGCCGCCGGATGGAGGGATGCTCATCCCCGTGGCCCAGCCTCGCAACATCCCCAAGGGCTCCGGCGCTGGCACACCCCGGCCCGCGTCGCTGGACGCGTCGGGGCGAAACGACGGCCCCATCGGCATCATGGCTCGCCGTGAGGCGCGCAACGACTTCAAGCTCGGCATCGACTACGGCGGCCACGAGGTACGCCGCGACAGCGGGTCCATCAGCTCCATCGGCTTCGGGTCGCGCAGCAACTTCAACATGGACCTGGACTGCATCGGCCGCGATGCGATGCGCTACGGCTCCAGCCGGCCGGTGACTCCGAACCGCTTCTCCGCGGACGACTTCGCGGGCCGGCTGCTGTGGCTCAAGAGGAAGGGAGAGCCCAAGGCCCTCGCCGTCCTGGAGCTCCTCCAGTCCAGCCCCTACCCCAGGGATCAGCGGGTCTTCGAGCGCGTCATGAGGGCCGAGCTGCGCCAGCCCGGCATTGGAAAGAAGATACTGGGCGACCCCTGCTGA
- a CDS encoding DMT family transporter — MSSHRKPADGFALVTMLVLCCIWGMQQVAVKLAAPHIPSLMQMAVRSGVGALLVGLLCWLQGERRLLRHGPWRPGLLAGVLFALEFLFVGEGLRHTHASHMGVFLYTSPVFAALGLHWLVPSERMRRTQWLGIGVAFAGIALAFGGGWLQGGISPGVLWGDALGLLAGLAWGATTVVIRVSSLSDAPPTQTLLYQLVGGVALLLPVALLTGQAGPISMAPIAWASLLFQGVIVCFASYLTWFWLLRRYLASNLSVFSFMTPLFGVSAGILVLNEHADGFFAVGAVLVLTGILIVSGSSLLRHAPALKTGTT, encoded by the coding sequence ATGAGTTCTCATCGGAAACCCGCGGACGGCTTCGCGCTCGTGACCATGCTCGTGCTGTGCTGCATCTGGGGCATGCAGCAGGTGGCCGTCAAGCTGGCCGCCCCCCACATTCCGTCCCTGATGCAGATGGCGGTGCGCTCGGGTGTGGGGGCGCTGCTCGTGGGGCTGCTGTGCTGGCTGCAAGGCGAGCGGAGGCTCCTACGTCATGGCCCCTGGCGCCCTGGCCTTCTCGCGGGTGTGCTCTTCGCCCTGGAATTCCTCTTCGTCGGCGAGGGGCTGCGTCACACGCACGCTTCGCACATGGGCGTCTTCCTCTACACGTCCCCCGTCTTCGCCGCGCTGGGCCTGCACTGGCTGGTGCCTTCCGAGCGGATGCGGCGAACGCAGTGGTTGGGCATCGGCGTGGCTTTCGCGGGCATCGCGCTGGCCTTTGGCGGCGGGTGGCTCCAAGGAGGCATCAGCCCGGGTGTGCTCTGGGGCGATGCGCTGGGACTGCTCGCGGGCCTGGCCTGGGGCGCCACCACCGTGGTGATTCGTGTCTCGTCGCTGTCTGATGCGCCGCCTACCCAGACGCTCCTCTACCAGCTGGTGGGCGGCGTCGCGCTCCTGCTGCCGGTGGCCCTGCTCACCGGACAGGCCGGCCCGATATCGATGGCCCCCATCGCGTGGGCGAGCTTGCTGTTCCAGGGCGTCATCGTCTGTTTCGCCAGCTACCTCACCTGGTTCTGGCTCCTGCGCCGGTATCTCGCCTCCAACCTGTCGGTCTTCTCCTTCATGACGCCCCTGTTCGGCGTCAGCGCGGGCATCCTGGTGCTGAATGAGCATGCGGACGGCTTCTTCGCCGTGGGGGCCGTGTTGGTGCTCACCGGGATTCTCATCGTCAGTGGCTCCAGCCTGCTGCGGCATGCTCCCGCGCTGAAGACGGGGACGACCTGA
- a CDS encoding AraC family transcriptional regulator: MAKQLQVPFTSKLPHPVYFRTASLPAAATYPRHRHPWGEFVYAFSGVMELKLAGSHYLAPPQYGIWLPPDVEHRGMNRFEASHCSLYLAQEWCRGLPRTTCALAVSPLMKSLLEHLRANELAQPRTSAERRLFRVLIDQLTLAPAHGSYLPMSDDPLLEPVLTALEQHPEDERSLAEWARVLHTTERTLERRCQQHLGLSFSEWRQRLRVVKALAMLEQGQSVEAIALDLGYSSASAFIAMFRRMTGTTPDKARSHGFVAS; this comes from the coding sequence ATGGCGAAGCAGCTCCAGGTTCCTTTCACCTCCAAGCTCCCTCACCCCGTGTATTTCCGGACGGCAAGCCTGCCTGCCGCGGCGACGTATCCCCGGCATCGGCATCCCTGGGGTGAGTTCGTCTACGCGTTCAGCGGGGTGATGGAGCTGAAGCTGGCGGGCAGCCACTACCTGGCGCCACCGCAGTACGGCATCTGGCTTCCACCCGACGTGGAGCATCGGGGAATGAACCGCTTCGAGGCGAGCCACTGCTCGCTCTACCTCGCGCAGGAGTGGTGCCGGGGACTGCCCAGGACGACGTGCGCGCTGGCGGTGAGTCCGCTGATGAAGTCATTGCTGGAGCACCTGCGCGCGAATGAACTGGCGCAGCCGCGCACGAGCGCCGAGCGCCGGCTGTTCCGGGTGCTCATCGACCAACTGACGCTGGCCCCCGCCCATGGGAGCTACCTGCCCATGTCCGACGACCCGCTCTTGGAGCCGGTCCTCACGGCACTCGAGCAACACCCGGAGGATGAACGCTCCCTGGCCGAGTGGGCTCGCGTGCTGCACACCACCGAGCGCACGCTGGAGCGGCGCTGTCAGCAACACCTGGGGCTGTCGTTCAGCGAGTGGCGCCAGCGGCTGCGCGTGGTCAAGGCGCTCGCGATGCTGGAGCAGGGCCAGTCGGTGGAGGCCATCGCGCTCGACCTGGGCTACAGCAGTGCCTCCGCCTTCATCGCGATGTTCCGGCGGATGACTGGCACCACGCCGGACAAGGCCCGCAGCCACGGCTTCGTGGCCTCGTAA
- a CDS encoding S1 family peptidase, with protein MKTTKWSVLALLAGGVGCGMPEGEAPERIELGAQQAGIARGTAVPDGTYPWAVSLHTSSATSTANRTCSGSHIAPGWVLSAQHCFDANLDGTISAAELSATEVWASLNRTRISDTSRGQVIQGAEVFLNNTNDLALLRLATPSSAPIVQLATAIPAVNAAVTPASWGRIENNTTPDNMQEGEFRVTGSNALDLFYLNVNTEEMCGGDSGGSVFTQVGGVFQLVAAHTNSPGGCGVATGNATGSRIDVALPWIRSIIPAAFGFVWADQPSSASYNPSANYSFNSTGGTNAITRLGTGYYRVDLPGLGQSNGNVQVTAYNSANRCKPVSWGPSGTTQQVWVQCFTPAGVDADTTFVAQYYRAGAGNPEQGAYLWASQPTSASYTPSSDYSYNSRGGTNQVTRSGVGVYQASLPGFTTSGGNVQVTAYGSTTDYCKVASWSTSSVNVRCFDTAGNPSDSVWTLRYTDQHVANNGQRGAYAWASDATSASHTPFATYQWHSQGNSLTATHPSVGTYGVNIPNMTSSNKTSATVTAYGSANLYCNVGSWSTDGAGGTDVTVHCRNPTGMLADSQFTLSFITNL; from the coding sequence ATGAAGACGACGAAGTGGAGTGTCCTGGCACTGCTCGCCGGCGGTGTGGGCTGCGGCATGCCCGAGGGTGAGGCTCCCGAGCGAATCGAGCTCGGAGCTCAGCAGGCCGGGATTGCCCGGGGAACCGCTGTTCCCGACGGCACCTATCCGTGGGCAGTCTCACTGCACACGAGCTCCGCCACCTCGACCGCGAACCGCACCTGCAGCGGCTCGCATATCGCCCCGGGCTGGGTCCTGTCGGCGCAGCACTGCTTCGACGCCAACCTCGACGGAACCATCTCCGCCGCGGAGCTCTCGGCCACCGAAGTCTGGGCGTCGCTCAACCGCACCCGCATCAGCGACACCAGCCGCGGCCAGGTCATCCAGGGGGCAGAGGTCTTCCTCAACAACACCAATGACCTCGCGCTGCTCCGGCTCGCCACGCCGTCCAGCGCCCCCATCGTTCAGCTCGCCACGGCGATTCCGGCCGTCAACGCCGCCGTGACACCGGCCAGTTGGGGCCGCATCGAAAACAACACCACCCCCGACAACATGCAGGAGGGTGAATTCCGCGTGACGGGCTCGAACGCGCTCGACCTCTTCTACCTCAACGTCAACACCGAGGAGATGTGCGGCGGAGACAGCGGCGGCTCCGTGTTCACCCAGGTCGGCGGCGTCTTCCAACTCGTGGCCGCGCACACGAACTCTCCGGGCGGCTGTGGCGTCGCTACCGGCAACGCCACCGGCTCGCGCATCGATGTCGCGCTGCCCTGGATTCGCAGCATCATTCCCGCCGCCTTCGGCTTCGTCTGGGCGGACCAGCCGTCGTCCGCCAGCTACAACCCGAGCGCCAACTACTCGTTCAACTCCACCGGCGGCACCAACGCCATCACCCGCCTCGGCACCGGCTACTACCGCGTCGACCTGCCGGGACTCGGCCAGTCCAATGGCAACGTCCAGGTGACCGCCTACAACTCCGCCAACCGGTGCAAGCCCGTCAGCTGGGGCCCCTCCGGAACGACCCAGCAGGTCTGGGTCCAGTGCTTCACTCCGGCGGGCGTGGACGCTGACACGACCTTCGTCGCGCAGTACTACCGCGCGGGCGCGGGCAACCCCGAGCAGGGCGCCTACCTCTGGGCGAGCCAGCCGACCTCCGCGAGCTACACGCCCTCCAGCGACTACTCCTACAACTCGCGCGGTGGCACGAACCAGGTCACCCGCAGCGGCGTGGGCGTCTACCAGGCCTCGCTGCCGGGCTTCACCACCTCGGGCGGCAACGTCCAGGTGACGGCCTACGGCTCCACCACCGACTACTGCAAGGTCGCCAGCTGGAGCACGAGCAGCGTCAACGTGCGGTGCTTCGACACCGCGGGCAACCCGTCCGACTCGGTCTGGACCCTGCGCTACACCGACCAGCACGTCGCGAACAACGGCCAGCGCGGGGCGTACGCCTGGGCGAGTGACGCCACGTCCGCCTCCCACACGCCGTTCGCCACGTACCAGTGGCACAGCCAGGGGAACTCCCTGACGGCCACCCATCCTTCCGTGGGCACGTATGGGGTCAACATCCCCAACATGACCTCGTCCAACAAGACGAGCGCGACGGTGACTGCCTACGGAAGCGCCAACCTCTACTGCAATGTCGGAAGCTGGAGCACGGATGGCGCCGGGGGCACCGACGTCACCGTCCACTGCCGGAACCCCACGGGGATGCTCGCGGACTCGCAGTTCACCCTGAGCTTCATCACCAACCTCTGA
- a CDS encoding sigma 54-interacting transcriptional regulator, translating to MRGPARIRLKLLFLSGPDVGRSVPLEPGQYRIGSSPSCEIALSDKTVSRQHLRLVVREDGVRAVDAGSRNGSFCEQMRFSELEVRVGAVLQVGTTEFKLVPEESRERIIRPSARESFGALVGDSRPMRELFTLLERLAAGDADVLVQGETGTGKELCAEALHQQGRRSQGPFVIVDLAGVAPSLIESELFGHVKGAFTGAHGERAGAFERAHGGTVFLDEVGELPLELQPRLLRVLERRQLKRVGANDYRTVDMRVVAATHVDLEAAVKAGRFRRDLFHRLAVLRVTLPPLRERPEDLPLLVDTVLRRMGKPPGALSEQTRALLAQYPWPGNVRELRNVVEQVVNLGEETLPELTPDPLGHSVDAGAAGLELPFKEAKERLIEGFERDYLRSLMERCEGNLSRASREAGIDRFYLRKLMKKHGLDAH from the coding sequence GTGCGCGGCCCCGCGCGCATCCGCCTGAAGCTCCTGTTCCTCTCCGGGCCGGACGTGGGCCGCAGCGTGCCGCTCGAGCCCGGCCAGTACCGGATTGGCTCATCCCCCTCGTGCGAGATTGCGCTGAGCGACAAGACTGTCTCGCGCCAGCACCTGCGGCTCGTGGTGCGTGAGGACGGCGTGCGGGCCGTGGACGCGGGTTCGCGCAATGGCTCCTTCTGCGAGCAGATGCGCTTCTCCGAGCTCGAGGTCCGCGTGGGGGCGGTCCTCCAGGTGGGCACCACCGAGTTCAAGCTGGTGCCGGAGGAGTCTCGCGAGCGCATCATCCGTCCTTCCGCGCGGGAGTCCTTTGGCGCGCTGGTGGGCGACAGCCGGCCCATGCGCGAGCTGTTCACCCTGCTGGAGCGGCTGGCGGCGGGAGACGCGGATGTGCTCGTGCAGGGCGAGACGGGCACGGGAAAGGAGCTGTGCGCCGAGGCGCTTCATCAGCAGGGCCGGCGCAGCCAGGGCCCGTTCGTCATCGTCGACCTGGCCGGCGTGGCGCCCTCGCTCATCGAGTCCGAGCTGTTCGGCCACGTGAAGGGGGCCTTCACCGGAGCCCATGGGGAGCGCGCCGGGGCCTTCGAGCGGGCCCACGGGGGCACCGTCTTCCTGGATGAGGTGGGGGAACTGCCGCTGGAGCTCCAGCCCAGGCTCCTGCGGGTGCTGGAGCGGCGCCAATTGAAGCGGGTGGGCGCCAATGACTACCGCACCGTGGACATGCGGGTGGTCGCCGCCACGCATGTCGACCTGGAAGCCGCGGTGAAGGCCGGCAGGTTCCGCAGGGACTTGTTCCACCGGCTGGCCGTGCTGCGCGTCACCCTGCCCCCCCTGCGCGAGCGGCCCGAGGACCTCCCCCTCCTGGTGGACACGGTGCTGCGGCGGATGGGCAAGCCCCCGGGCGCGCTGTCGGAGCAGACGCGCGCGCTGCTGGCCCAGTACCCGTGGCCGGGCAACGTGCGCGAGCTGCGCAACGTGGTGGAGCAGGTGGTGAACCTGGGCGAGGAGACGCTGCCCGAGCTGACACCGGACCCGCTCGGGCACTCCGTCGACGCGGGCGCGGCCGGCCTGGAGCTGCCCTTCAAGGAAGCCAAGGAGCGGCTCATCGAGGGCTTCGAGCGCGACTACCTCCGGAGCCTGATGGAGCGCTGCGAGGGCAACCTCTCCCGCGCCTCGCGCGAGGCCGGCATCGACCGGTTCTACCTGCGCAAGCTGATGAAGAAGCACGGGCTGGACGCGCACTGA
- a CDS encoding mucoidy inhibitor MuiA family protein, with the protein MSTEIQTQGVERQEPPLPTGATRLDAPVRGVTLLEDRAQVTRQGTVRVRAGQNRVVLPGIAPVLQDVSLRAEVRSGPARVADARLRRALRIRTADRPEAARLLEERLRALQREYGQVLEDQVRGRLRFERVGNMLVLGAGEIPEDAGWGMGTAAQWQDTFDAMFRRARQLREEALQASFTMERLSEELTAVARQRQAMDRVDHQVVSWLEADLLASADGEVEVHIDYVVPNAMWRPLHTARLVEGGQVRFTASAAVWQDTGEDWKDVDLHFSTARSSLGIEPPLLGDDLLTVKKKNETVLVQARQVAVQKAGLGSAPAKGSAPATVDLPGVDDGGETRNLRAPGKNTVPSDGRPNVVPLFTFEDAARSELVAFPELEAKAFLRAVARNTSASPVLAGPVELLRDNGFVGWTQTLFVAPQEKFELSFGPDDAIRIQREDKKHREEVNPVSKWTEHTLHRLIYLSNLSGEARTVTVTERIPVAEIEHVKVELDTKKTTGEPVLDENGFVTWKVELPANGQTTLHLWFRMSMAPGVQIS; encoded by the coding sequence ATGAGCACGGAGATTCAGACGCAGGGTGTGGAGCGCCAGGAACCCCCGCTGCCCACCGGGGCCACGCGGCTGGACGCGCCGGTGCGCGGCGTGACGCTGCTGGAGGACCGCGCGCAGGTGACGCGCCAGGGCACCGTGCGCGTGCGCGCCGGGCAGAACCGTGTCGTGCTCCCGGGCATCGCGCCCGTGCTGCAGGACGTGTCCCTGCGCGCCGAGGTGCGCTCCGGCCCCGCGCGGGTGGCGGACGCCCGCCTCCGCCGGGCCCTGCGCATCCGCACCGCGGACAGGCCGGAGGCCGCCCGCCTCCTGGAGGAGCGGCTGCGCGCCCTCCAGCGCGAGTACGGACAGGTGCTCGAGGACCAGGTGCGCGGCAGGCTTCGCTTCGAGCGCGTGGGCAACATGCTGGTCCTGGGCGCCGGCGAAATCCCCGAGGACGCCGGCTGGGGCATGGGCACCGCGGCCCAGTGGCAGGACACCTTCGACGCGATGTTCCGCCGGGCCCGCCAGCTGCGCGAGGAGGCACTCCAGGCCAGCTTCACGATGGAGCGGCTGTCGGAAGAGCTGACCGCGGTGGCGCGCCAGCGGCAGGCGATGGACCGCGTGGACCACCAGGTGGTGTCCTGGCTGGAGGCGGACCTGCTGGCCAGCGCCGACGGCGAGGTGGAGGTCCACATCGACTATGTGGTGCCCAATGCCATGTGGCGGCCGCTGCACACGGCCCGGCTGGTGGAGGGCGGGCAGGTGCGCTTCACCGCGTCCGCCGCGGTGTGGCAGGACACGGGCGAGGACTGGAAGGACGTGGACCTCCATTTCTCCACGGCGCGCTCCTCGCTGGGAATCGAGCCGCCGCTGCTGGGCGACGACCTGCTCACCGTGAAGAAGAAGAACGAGACGGTGCTGGTGCAGGCGCGCCAGGTGGCGGTGCAGAAGGCCGGCCTGGGCAGCGCTCCCGCGAAGGGCTCCGCGCCGGCCACCGTGGACCTGCCGGGCGTGGACGACGGCGGCGAGACGCGCAACCTGCGGGCGCCCGGGAAGAACACCGTCCCCTCGGACGGGCGGCCCAACGTCGTGCCGCTCTTCACCTTCGAGGACGCGGCCCGCTCGGAGCTGGTGGCCTTCCCGGAGCTGGAGGCCAAGGCCTTCCTCCGGGCGGTGGCGCGCAACACCTCCGCCAGCCCGGTGCTGGCGGGCCCGGTGGAGCTGCTGCGCGACAACGGCTTCGTGGGCTGGACACAGACGCTGTTCGTGGCGCCCCAGGAGAAGTTCGAGCTGAGCTTCGGCCCGGACGACGCCATCCGCATCCAGCGCGAGGACAAGAAGCACCGCGAGGAGGTGAACCCGGTGAGCAAGTGGACCGAGCACACCCTGCACCGGCTCATCTACCTGTCCAACCTGTCCGGCGAGGCGCGCACCGTCACCGTCACCGAGCGCATCCCCGTGGCGGAAATCGAGCACGTGAAGGTGGAGCTGGACACGAAGAAGACCACCGGCGAGCCCGTGCTCGACGAGAACGGCTTCGTCACCTGGAAGGTGGAGCTGCCCGCCAACGGGCAGACCACGCTCCACCTGTGGTTCAGGATGTCGATGGCACCGGGGGTGCAAATTTCCTGA